In the genome of Pangasianodon hypophthalmus isolate fPanHyp1 chromosome 23, fPanHyp1.pri, whole genome shotgun sequence, one region contains:
- the cthrc1a gene encoding collagen triple helix repeat-containing protein 1a: MSTLCVFGMKMGAVSLSLSLSPLLLCFWLVFPLCATQKAKERRTVGARDTEFVDKYSVCAQGPPGVQGRDGNPGVNGIPGTPGIPGRDGVKGEKGECVMERFEEPWKPNYKQCAWSALNYGIDLGKIADCTFTKLRSDSALRVLFSGSLRLKCKTACCGRWYFTFNGAECTGPLPIESIIYLDQGSPELNSTINLHRTSTVEGLCEGISAGLVDVGIWVGTCADYPRGDASTGWNSVSRMIIEELPK; the protein is encoded by the exons AtgagtactctgtgtgtgtttgggatgaAGATGGGagctgtgtctctgtctctctctctctctccgcttCTCCTCTGCTTCTGGCTCGTTTTTCCGCTCTGTGCGACCCAGAAAGCCAAAGAGAGGAGGACTGTGGGCGCCAGGGACACCGAATTCGTGGACAAG TACAGCGTGTGTGCACAGGGTCCTCCTGGAGTGCAGGGGCGTGATGGTAATCCGGGCGTGAACGGTATTCCTGGTACCCCGGGAATCCCCGGCCGTGACGGGGTGAAGGGCGAgaagggtgagtgtgtgatggagagattCGAGGAACCGTGGAAGCCGAACTACAAGCAGTGTGCGTGGAGCGCGCTTAACTACGGCATCGACCTCGGCAAGATCGCT GACTGCACGTTCACTAAGCTGCGTTCGGACAGCGCCCTGCGAGTGCTCTTCAGTGGCTCGCTCCGGCTCAAGTGTAAGACGGCCTGCTGCGGCCGCTGGTACTTCACCTTTAACGGCGCTGAGTGCACGGGGCCGTTACCCATCGAGTCCATTATCTACCTGGACCAGGGCAGTCCAGAGCTCAACTCCACCATCAACCTGCACCGCACGTCCACAG tGGAGGGCCTGTGTGAAGGCATCAGCGCTGGGCTAGTGGACGTGGGGATTTGGGTTGGGACCTGCGCTGATTACCCACGCGGAGACGCTTCCACGGGCTGGAACTCCGTATCCAGGATGATCATCGAAGAGCTTCCCAAATAA